A genomic stretch from Limanda limanda chromosome 11, fLimLim1.1, whole genome shotgun sequence includes:
- the LOC133013521 gene encoding transcription factor HES-7.1-like, which translates to MKLHQQPEEAKANKKSLKPQVERRRRERMNRSMEILKALLLQKQETQRRVEKAEILERTVLFLQSNNRGGDRLGCGGGDGGQRHSFQDGVSSCLQRAAHFLGPQGKGLWLDATFSARFARSDPEPTEVRSPSSSSSSSSSTSPLLLRKSSVSTLRMLINRSRLCRPALNVAQTRGESHRSPSAPPQSRATKQSPSQSHQAGQALWRPWP; encoded by the exons ATGAAACTGCATCAACAACCAGAGGAGGCGAAGGCCAACAAGAAG AGTCTCAAGCCTCAGGTGGAGAGacgcaggagagagagaatgaaccGGAGCATGGAGATCCTGAAGGCTCTGCTGCTTCAGAAACAG GAGACTCAACGCAGAGTGGAGAAAGCTGAGATCCTGGAGCGCACGGTCCTCTTCCTGCAGAGCAACaatagaggaggagacaggctgggatgtggtggaggtgatggaggtcaGAGACACTCCTTCCAGGAcggtgtctcctcctgtctgcagAGGGCAGCTCACTTCCTGGGGCCTCAGGGGAAAGGCCTGTGGCTGGACGCGACCTTCTCTGCTCGCTTCGCCCGTTCGGACCCTGAACCCACCGAGGTCCGGTcccccagcagctccagcagctccagcagctccaccagccCTCTGCTCCTCAGGAAGTCGTCCGTCTCCACTCTCCGGATGCTCATAAACAGGTCCAGACTGTGCAGACCCGCTTTGAATGTGGCTCAGACCCGAGGGGAATCACATCGGTCTCCCTCAGCCCCCCCACAGAGTCGAGCCACCAAGCAGAGCCCGTCTCAGAGCCACCAGGCCGGCCAGGCTCTGTGGAGACCGTGGCCCTGA
- the LOC133013848 gene encoding uncharacterized protein LOC133013848 produces the protein MKMLQGTEETTTDRKFLKSQMEKRRRERMNCSLEHLRTLLLQEPPQLTAAQQKLEKAEILEHTVLLLQSSIMGAGGGGGQRQSFQDGFSSCLQRAAQFLGPRGKGLRLGASLDARFAARFTSSDSDPTGVPLRTEARSCSSSLTQTRSILRMLRQKSKLRLQTQTLADRHTGTQPGQAELSRAEPGRAGPRCPAGTVAVPSSEFRALFSLGLRPEGGGLGVLRSDIPSGVKSGREVKELQ, from the exons ATGAAGATGTTACAGGGAACCGAGGAGACCACAACAGACAGAAAG TTCCTCAAATCCCAGATGGAGAAACGTCGAAGGGAGAGAATGAATTGCAGTCTGGAGCATCTGAGGACCTTGTTGCTGCAGGAGCCACCACAACTG actGCGGCTCAGCAAAAACTGGAGAAAGCTGAGATACTCGAGCACACGGTCCTCCTTCTCCAGAGCAGCATAAtgggagccggaggaggaggaggtcagagacaATCCTTCCAAGACGgcttctcctcctgcctgcAGAGAGCGGCTCAGTTCCTGGGGCCTCGGGGGAAAGGCCTGCGGCTCGGAGCGTCGCTGGACGCACGTTTTGCCGCTCGCTTCACCTCTTCAGACTCTGACCCCACTGGCGTCCCGCTGAGAACCGAGGCCCGATCCTGCTCCAGCTCGCTCACACAGACCAGGTCCATTCTCCGGATGCTCAGACAGAAGTCGAAGCTCAGGCTGCAAACACAGACCCTTG CTGACAGGCACACAGGGACTCAGCCGGGCCAAGCCGAgctgagccgagccgagccaggCCGAGCCGGGCCGAGATGTCCAGCTGGGACTGTTGCTGTGCCGAGCAGCGAGTTCAGAG CTCTTTTTAGTTTGGGCCTGAggcctgaggggggggggctcggcgTCCTGCGGAGCGACATCCCTTCAGGTGTGAAGTCTGGCCGGGAGGTGAAGGAGTTGCAGTAG
- the pbx2 gene encoding pre-B-cell leukemia transcription factor 2: MLQQQQPLTGSGPSSGRGLGLSGHPVMHALNSAHPAARRRSDGGDAGLEGSENGHPESRRDIGDILQQIMTITDQSLDEAQAKKHALNCHRMKPALFSVLCEIKEKTGLSMRNNQEEDSQDPQLVRLDNMLLAEGVAGPEKGGGAAAAVSAATSSGGMSPDSTLEHSDYKSKLSQIRGIYHSELEKYEQACTEFTTHVMNLLREQSRTRPVTPREIERMVAIIHRKFSSIQTQLKQSTCEAVMILRSRFLDARRKRRNFSKQATEVLNEYFYSHLSNPYPSEEAKEELAKNCSITISQVCNWFGNKRIRYKKNIGKFQEEANLYAMKTALVVRPGDDSPHTPNSTGSGSFSLSGSADLFLGAPPVNGEQSAYQLGAQANGNWPGRNSPPGGTSPHSDHSENSD; this comes from the exons atgttgcagcagcagcagcctctgaCGGGCAGCGGGCCCTCCAGCGGCCGGGGACTCGGGTTGAGCGGCCACCCCGTGATGCACGCTCTCAACTCGGCCCACCCGGCGGCCCGGCGCCGGTCCGACGGAGGGGACGCGGGCCTCGAGGGCTCGGAGAACGGACACCCGGAGTCCCGCAGAGACATCGGGGACATACTGCAGCAGATCATGACGATCACAGACCAGAGTCTGGACGAGGCCCAAGCGAA GAAACACGCACTCAACTGCCACCGCATGAAACCCGCGTTATTCAGCGTGTTGTGCGAGATCAAGGAGAAAACTG GTTTGTCAATGAGGAACAACCAGGAGGAGGATTCTCAAGATCCTCAGCTGGTGCGATTGGACAACATGTTGTTGGCTGAGGGTGTGGCCGGGCCGGAGAAAGGTGGCGGTGCCGCCGCCGCCGTGTCGGCTGCCACCAGCTCGGGAGGGATGTCGCCCGACAGCACGCTCGAGCACTCCGACTACAAAAGCAAGTTGAGCCAGATTCGCGGTATCTACCACAGTGAGCTGGAGAAGTATGAGCAG gcgtGCACGGAATTCACCACCCATGTGATGAACCTGCTTAGGGAGCAGTCTCGCACGCGGCCCGTGACCCCGCGGGAGATCGAACGCATGGTGGCCATCATTCACCGCAAGTTCAGCTCCATCCAGACGCAGCTGAAGCAGAGCACCTGTGAGGCCGTCATGATCCTGAGGTCCCGCTTCCTGGAtgctag GCGCAAGAGGCGTAACTTCAGCAAACAGGCCACCGAGGTCCTGAACGAGTATTTCTACTCCCACCTGTCCAACCCTTATCCCAGCGAAGAAGCCAAAGAGGAACTCGCCAAAAACTGCTCAATCACCATCTCTCAG gtcTGCAACTGGTTTGGCAATAAGAGAATCCGCTACAAGAAGAACATTGGCAAGTTCCAAGAGGAGGCCAACCTCTACGCCATGAAGACGGCCTTGGTGGTCAGACCGGGCGACGACTCCCCGCACACTCCCAACTCTACAG GATCTGGATCCTTCTCTCTGTCGGGGTCAGCTGACCTTTTCCTCGGGGCTCCACCGGTGAATGGAGAGCAGTCCGCCTACCAACTGGGAGCGCAG GCCAATGGGAACTGGCCGGGTCGGAactcgccccctggtggcaccTCGCCCCACAGCGACCACTCGGAGAACTCTGACTGA
- the LOC133013850 gene encoding uncharacterized protein LOC133013850: MAEEGLPCPLVITEEGDITEGVAGKGAEIAPGSSAELALREEEEHTGEDKNEEVVVSKMCLEEQSSGKLHSNTEADQTGGEGEVKREETENMNNGLRREAKSAEVMRIHDKSEKPGVTEEGDKPNDPELDFKRSNVSKQQPKGTRSRDEDSKEAHLLTPDFPDSLYELLCTLQEGRRLNDQRCSFMLEGGLGRRRCHSVPSTTKPAHRVVFSSMTSLQTEEFFEQVATAQARRLDDQRAQLERSRPPKPKARTFRGSIKQLSFARKPAPVPVPKEDLYNMILTTQNQGRLEDQRSRAPGPMDDEDFFSLLLRVQGGRMEEQRTELPLMLET; the protein is encoded by the exons ATGGCCGAAGAGGGGCTGCCGTGTCCGCTCGTCATCACCGAAGAAGGAGACATAACTGAGGGTGTCGCTGGAAAAGGCGCTGAAATCGCTCCGGGCTCCAGTGCAGAGTTGGctctgagagaggaagaggagcacacGGGAGAGGACAAGAATGAAGAAGTCGTAGTGAGCAAAATGTGTTTAGAAGAGCAGAGCTCGGGGAAACTGCACAGCAACACAGAGGCTGACCAgacaggaggggagggagaggtcAAACGGGAAGAAACTGAGAACATGAATAATGGACTGAGAAGGGAAGCGAAATCAGCCGAAGTGATGAGGATTCATGACAAATCCGAGAAACCTGGTGTGACGGAGGAAGGAGATAAACCAAATGACCCTGAACTGGACTTCAAGAGGTCAAACGTGTCCAAGCAACAACCCAAAGGGACACGGAGCCGAGACGAGGATTCAAAAGAG GCTCACCTGTTAACTCCTGACTTCCCTGATTCCCTGTACGAGCTGCTCTGCACCCTTCAGGAGGGGCGGCGGCTCAATGACCAGCGCTGCTCCTTCATGCTGGAGGGTGGGCTCGGGCGGCGGAGGTGCCACTCGGTGCCCAGCACAACCAAACCAGCCCACAGAG TCGTCTTTTCGTCCATGACTTCCCTGCAGACAGAGGAGTTTTTCGAGCAGGTGGCCACCGCTCAAGCCCGCCGCCTCGATGACCAGAGGGCGCAGCTGGAAAGGTCGCGGCCGCCAAAACCAAAAGCCAGGACTTTCAGAGGCAGCATAAAGCAACTGTCTTTTGCGAGAAAGCCCGCGCCAGTTCCTGTGCCCAAAGAGGATCTGTATAATATGATTCTCACCACCCAA AACCAGGGCAGACTGGAGGACCAGCGCAGCAGAGCTCCAGGTCCCATGGACGATGAGGACTTCTTCTCCTTGCTCCTGAGGGTCCAGGGTGGACGCATGGAAGAGCAGAGGACTGAACTACCGCTCATGCTGGAAACCTga
- the dnase2 gene encoding deoxyribonuclease-2-alpha, with protein sequence MFLFLSMLIFFGPVEGGSSPISCYNDNGEAVDWFYLYKLPKQPKGESPTRGELYLLLDKGSDGWADGKGTVNDTTGALGRTVGQLYSQGKNTEVAYVLYNDQSPTKNLGGRWKDNSGNAGGHTKGVVLLDKNQGFWLVHSTPHFPPVRKAGEFYYPDSGVNNGQNFICVTFPLDRFQTIGEQLQINQPHVYDCDVPASLASLVPSLADLCGKKHLSRHIFPHVQPVSNRSVTLTSKGGDDFLSFAKGASFNNDLYHSWVAPRLQSNLLVQFWIRSRGILPSDCSLGWKVLDIELLSPGQRFTFKASQDHSKWAVSTQAAGGGVGGGWVCVGDINRNEAEEKRGGGTVCLRNPVVWKAYRTAALQCEDCGGASIPCPAGDGGAQVGVRKRPL encoded by the exons ATGTTTCTGTTCCTGTCCATGCTGATCTTCTTCGGGCCAGTAGAGGGTGGCAGCTCACCAATCAGCTGCTACAATGACAATGGAGAAGCTGTCGACTG GTTCTATCTGTACAAGCTGCCTAAACAACCCAAGGGGGAATCTCCCACGAGGGGGGAACTGTATTTACTGCTGGACAAAGGGAGTGACGGGTGGGCCGACGGGAAGGGGACAGTGAACGACACGACGGGAGCCTTGGGCCGGACGGTCGGACAGCTCTACTCACAGGGAAAG AACACAGAGGTAGCGTATGTCCTCTACAACGACCAGAGCCCGACTAAGAACCTTGGTGGCAGATGGAAAGACAACAGCGGGAACGCAGGCGGGCACACGAAAG gtGTTGTGCTGCTGGATAAGAACCAGGGCTTCTGGTTGGTCCACAGTACCCCTCACTTCCCCCCTGTACGAAAGGCGGGAGAGTTCTACTACCCCGACAGCGGCGTGAACAACGGACAAAACTTCATCTGCGTTACCTTCCCGCTCGACCGCTTCCAGACCATCG GCGAGCAGCTGCAGATCAATCAGCCTCACGTGTACGACTGTGATGTCCCAGCGTCCTTGGCGTCCCTGGTGCCTTCGCTGGCTGACCTCTGTGGGAAGAAGCATCTGTCCCGTCACATCTTCCCACACGTCCAACCTGTGTCCAACCGCAGCGTGACCTTGACCTCAAAGGGTGGAGACGACTTCCTCAGCTTTGCCAAAGGAGCCTCTTTTAACAATG ACCTGTACCACTCCTGGGTGGCCCCGAGGCTCCAGTCCAACCTCCTGGTCCAGTTCTGGATCCGCTCCAGGGGCATCCTCCCCTCCGACTGCTCGCTGGGCTGGAAGGTCCTGGACATCGAGCTCCTCAGCCCGGGCCAGAGGTTCACGTTCAAGGCCAGCCAGGACCACTCCAAGTGGGCCGTCAGTACCCAGGCAGCCGGGGGGGGCGTCGGGGGAGGCTGGGTGTGCGTTGGAGACATCAACCGGAACGAGGCGGAGGAGAAGCGGGGGGGAGGCACCGTGTGTCTGCGGAACCCTGTGGTGTGGAAGGCTTACCGGACAGCAGCTTTACAGTGTGAGGACTGTGGAGGAGCCAGCATCCCGTGCCCGGCTGGAGACGGGGGGGCTCAGGTGGGCGTGAGGAAACGCCCACTATGA